The window ATTTAATAAAGGAAAGGTACTGGATAATTACATCAGGCTCAGCAAAGATCATTCTATAGCTCACTTTGTCGATGGCATGGAGTTAATTGAAACCCTTAGAATGGTTGATTCAGTCTTTATTGAGGTACCTGTTAGTGGTAAAGGATTAGTTCAATATAAATTTAATCCAGCAGGCATGAAGTGGAGCGGTATAGTAGAAGAGGGGGAGTACATCACATCAATAGGTGATGTTGATTTTATCAAATCTGTAATTGAGCCATCTAACGATACCTATGTGAATGATAGGGGGCACAAGTGTAATCTAATTAAGAATTTTAAATTCGGCACAAATAATAAGTTTGTCGGTGACGCCTCTATTTGCTTTGCCAGCCAAAAACCAATTTATATTGAGATAGATAATATTATTGCCAAAAGAAATGACCTGATCCGAGAAATTAATAAAGCTCGTAAAGATGACGAAGAACTAAATGGTGATGTAAGGGTGTGGTTAAATTCAGATGACAGTAAATATTTATCATCAGTTTTCATGAGTAAAAGTAAACTGAAAGGATATCAAATACACATGTCCTACAAGCCAAATGCAAACGCTTTTATAGAATAACCCGGTATAAATATTTCATTGGTGATAGCCATCCTCGGGTGGTTTAATAGGGTAATATATGATCTGTTTAGCAATCTAATTTTATTGGGGTTCTAAAGTGAAATCATATAAATACATTATCGGTTTTGCGGTTGGCTTTCTATTACTATATTTAGCGATACCTAGTACTAATGAGTCACCAAAAGATAAAGAGAAAAGTAAGGACAGAGATGTAATAAAACTTTGTTGGAAAGATTATGAGAAAAAATCTCTTTCACCAGAGACTAAGCAATTCGTTGCTTCCGTGTGTGAAAAGAAAGAGGATGATTTTCAAAAAAAATATGGTGTAAAACCATAATGTTACATCTTTCAAAACAGCCACCTTCGGGTGGTTTTTTTATGGGTAAAATAAATGCAAAACATCCCACCAGAATTGCTGATCGCGACAACAAAACTTGAAGCAGAAGCAGAAATTATACTCTATGAAATAGACCTAACAAATATAGGTGGAATTCGGTATCGATTCCACAACGGTACCAATGAATCATCAGGACCGGTTATTTGGCAAGGCCAAGAATATGAACCTTACCCAATCATGGGGGATGGGTTTGATTTAAATGGCAAGGGTCCATCGACACGCCCAACTATTTCATTGTCTAATTTGTTCGGCCTAATTTTTGGTATAGCTAGTCGCCTAAACTCAGGTTTAGGGGGGATTGTTATTCGCCGTAAAACAACAGCACAATTCCTCGATGCAGCGAATTTTGCTGGTGGTAATGACAATGCAGATCCAACGCAAGAGCAAGTTAGTCGCTGGGTGATTGAGCAACTAACCAGCCTTAATGCGGAAACAGCGACATGGGAACTTGCCGCCCCAACGGAAACAGATGGCGCCACTTTTCCAGCTCGAGTCATCCTTTCTGATGTATGTAATTTTGGCTATCGCTCTGAAGAGTGCGGCTATAAAGGTGCACCGGTTGCTGATGAGCTCGGCAACCCAACTCAAGACCCCAGTAAAGATAAATGCGGTAAGCGCTTATCTGATTGTAAATTAAGGAATAACGCACACCGAATAGGCTGCTTCCT is drawn from Providencia huaxiensis and contains these coding sequences:
- a CDS encoding phage minor tail protein L; this encodes MQNIPPELLIATTKLEAEAEIILYEIDLTNIGGIRYRFHNGTNESSGPVIWQGQEYEPYPIMGDGFDLNGKGPSTRPTISLSNLFGLIFGIASRLNSGLGGIVIRRKTTAQFLDAANFAGGNDNADPTQEQVSRWVIEQLTSLNAETATWELAAPTETDGATFPARVILSDVCNFGYRSEECGYKGAPVADELGNPTQDPSKDKCGKRLSDCKLRNNAHRIGCFLSSSRLSQ